A window of the Actinobacillus genomosp. 1 genome harbors these coding sequences:
- the rlmH gene encoding 23S rRNA (pseudouridine(1915)-N(3))-methyltransferase RlmH — MKIQLIAVGQKMPDWVKVGFEEYQRRFPKDMPFELIEIPAGKRGKNADIKRILEQEGKAMLAAAGKGKVVTLDIPGKPWTTEQLASQLEAWKNDGRDVCLLIGGPEGLSPECKAAAEQSWSLSPLTLPHPMVRVIVAESLYRAWSLTTNHPYHRE, encoded by the coding sequence ATGAAAATACAATTAATTGCGGTCGGGCAAAAAATGCCGGATTGGGTAAAGGTCGGTTTTGAAGAATACCAACGCCGTTTCCCGAAAGATATGCCGTTTGAACTGATTGAGATTCCCGCCGGTAAACGCGGCAAAAATGCGGATATTAAACGCATTTTAGAGCAAGAAGGCAAAGCGATGTTAGCCGCCGCCGGTAAAGGCAAAGTTGTGACCTTGGATATTCCGGGCAAGCCGTGGACAACCGAACAATTGGCGAGCCAATTGGAGGCGTGGAAAAATGACGGGCGAGACGTATGCTTGCTGATCGGCGGGCCGGAAGGACTTTCGCCGGAATGTAAAGCCGCCGCAGAACAAAGCTGGTCTCTTTCGCCGCTAACCTTACCGCATCCGATGGTGCGCGTAATTGTTGCTGAAAGTTTATATCGTGCGTGGTCACTGACTACAAATCACCCTTATCATCGAGAATAG
- the rsfS gene encoding ribosome silencing factor — MEQNLVEFLTKTLDDLKAQDILAIDVRGKSSITDTMIIATGTSVRHVASTADRLSAEAKQAGFEVFGEEGKAVADWIVVDFGQAIVHLLQADAREMYQLEKLWA; from the coding sequence GTGGAACAAAATTTAGTCGAATTTTTAACAAAAACTTTAGATGATTTAAAAGCGCAAGATATTTTAGCGATTGACGTGCGCGGTAAATCGAGCATTACCGATACCATGATTATCGCAACCGGTACTTCGGTGCGTCACGTAGCTTCAACCGCAGATCGTTTAAGCGCAGAAGCAAAACAAGCGGGCTTTGAAGTATTTGGTGAAGAAGGTAAAGCGGTAGCGGATTGGATCGTGGTCGATTTTGGTCAAGCAATTGTGCATTTATTACAAGCGGATGCCCGTGAAATGTATCAATTAGAAAAACTGTGGGCATAA
- a CDS encoding helix-turn-helix domain-containing protein → MGKLFDDLMEGLDAYEKHIQGKITLRTTVLEKPEPVELSPSEVKSIREKLNLSQAVFAHKLHTSVRTYQGWEQGKTKPNPQATLLLRMVDKSPQLLEQMAQL, encoded by the coding sequence ATGGGAAAACTTTTTGATGATTTAATGGAAGGGCTTGATGCTTATGAAAAACATATCCAAGGCAAAATCACCCTGCGAACCACGGTATTAGAAAAGCCTGAACCAGTAGAACTTAGCCCGTCTGAAGTTAAATCGATTCGAGAAAAATTAAATCTGTCGCAAGCGGTTTTTGCGCATAAATTGCATACTTCCGTGCGGACTTATCAAGGGTGGGAGCAAGGCAAAACTAAACCGAATCCACAAGCTACTTTGTTATTACGAATGGTGGACAAATCTCCGCAATTATTAGAACAAATGGCACAGCTCTAA
- a CDS encoding type II toxin-antitoxin system RelE/ParE family toxin: MKLVFVELPPFERYRQKHLSDEEYRHFQNELLENPNKGDLIQGTNGLRKIRIADMQRNKGKRGGARVIYYHIVNYSKILLVTAYGKDEQSDLSNTERNMLANKVKRIVELEIRSCNGKTF; the protein is encoded by the coding sequence GTGAAGTTAGTTTTTGTAGAATTACCACCTTTTGAGCGATATAGACAAAAGCACCTTAGTGATGAAGAATATAGACATTTTCAGAATGAGCTATTAGAAAATCCTAATAAAGGAGATTTAATCCAAGGTACGAACGGCTTACGCAAAATTAGAATTGCAGATATGCAACGAAATAAAGGTAAGAGAGGTGGAGCAAGGGTAATTTATTATCATATTGTGAATTATTCAAAAATTTTGTTGGTTACCGCATATGGTAAAGATGAACAATCAGATTTATCTAATACGGAACGCAATATGTTAGCGAATAAAGTGAAGCGTATTGTTGAATTAGAGATAAGGAGTTGTAATGGGAAAACTTTTTGA
- the mutS gene encoding DNA mismatch repair protein MutS: MTQDLSKHTPMMVQYLQLKAQNPDILLFYRMGDFYELFYDDAKKAAALLDISLTKRGASAGEPIPMAGVPYHAVEGYLAKLVALGESVAICEQIGDPATSKGPVERKVVRIVTPGTVSDEALLPERQDNLVAAIYEEKGVFAIATLDMTSGRFLITELPNKEALAAELQRLQPAEILYAEDFSAAEILNNYKGLRRRPVWEFELVTAINLLNRQFGTQSLAGFGVEKAVVALCAAGCVLHYAQETQRTALPHINSIHLAQNSDTVLLDAATRRNLELTQNLAGGTENTLAAVLDKCVTPMGSRLLKRWIHQPIRDLEKLKKRQDIIDTLQKEQRIELLQPLLQNVGDMERILARVALRSARPRDLTRLRTALAQLPDIAKNAKNLTASLDALVAQIGDFSELHALLERAIIETPPQLIRDGGVIAAGYNAELDEWRELSAGATQYLENLEIREREATGIDTLKIGFNAVHGYYIQISQGQAHKAPMHYVRRQTLKNAERYIIPELKTYEDKVLKAKGASLALEKQLYDELFDLLMPRLGELQLAAMALSELDVLTNLAERAESLNYVRPTFSLQRGVNIKGGRHPVVEQVLKDPFIANPVFLNAQRHLLVVTGPNMGGKSTYMRQIALISLMAYIGSFVPADSAEIGALDRIFTRIGASDDLASGRSTFMVEMTEMANILHQATENSLVLIDEIGRGTSTYDGLSLAWACAEWLAKKTQSLTLFATHYFELTSLPSQLKGVANVHLDAREHQDSIVFMHSVQEGAASKSYGLAVAALAGVPKQVIQLAKQRLAHLEEISLQTKEAHDNPQGNLLFAADLQETPQIQPLVVQQSDVEKALMSIDPDELTPRQALDELYRLKKLMA, encoded by the coding sequence TATTTAGCTAAATTGGTCGCATTGGGCGAATCGGTGGCGATTTGTGAGCAGATTGGTGATCCAGCAACCAGTAAAGGCCCGGTTGAACGTAAAGTTGTGCGCATTGTTACCCCCGGTACCGTAAGTGATGAAGCGTTATTGCCGGAACGACAGGATAATTTAGTTGCAGCGATTTACGAAGAAAAGGGCGTGTTTGCGATTGCAACTTTGGATATGACTTCCGGACGTTTTTTAATTACCGAATTACCAAATAAAGAAGCGCTCGCTGCCGAATTACAACGCTTACAACCGGCAGAAATTCTATATGCGGAAGATTTTTCTGCCGCTGAGATTTTAAATAATTATAAAGGCTTACGTCGCCGTCCGGTGTGGGAATTTGAGTTAGTCACGGCGATTAATTTATTAAATCGCCAATTCGGTACACAAAGTTTAGCCGGTTTTGGGGTGGAAAAAGCCGTGGTGGCATTATGTGCGGCGGGTTGTGTTTTACACTATGCACAAGAAACGCAACGTACAGCCTTACCGCATATCAACAGTATTCATTTGGCACAAAATAGCGATACCGTTTTGCTGGATGCGGCAACTCGCCGTAACTTAGAACTTACCCAAAACTTAGCCGGCGGAACGGAAAACACGTTAGCAGCGGTTTTAGATAAATGCGTTACGCCAATGGGTAGCCGTTTGCTGAAACGCTGGATTCATCAACCGATTCGTGACCTAGAAAAGTTGAAAAAGCGTCAAGATATAATTGACACTTTACAAAAAGAACAACGTATCGAACTGCTTCAGCCGTTACTACAAAATGTCGGTGATATGGAGCGAATCCTTGCTCGTGTTGCATTGCGCTCGGCTCGCCCACGTGATTTAACCCGTTTGCGTACCGCCTTGGCACAATTGCCTGATATTGCAAAAAATGCGAAAAATTTGACCGCTTCGCTTGATGCACTTGTGGCACAAATAGGCGATTTCAGTGAATTACACGCACTGCTTGAACGTGCGATTATTGAAACGCCTCCACAATTAATTCGTGACGGCGGTGTAATTGCCGCAGGTTACAATGCGGAGTTGGACGAATGGCGAGAGCTTTCTGCCGGTGCAACGCAATATTTGGAAAATCTCGAAATTCGAGAAAGAGAAGCAACCGGTATTGATACGCTTAAAATCGGCTTTAATGCAGTACACGGCTACTATATTCAAATTAGCCAAGGACAAGCGCATAAAGCCCCGATGCACTACGTACGCCGCCAAACCTTGAAAAATGCCGAGCGTTATATTATTCCCGAGCTGAAAACCTATGAAGATAAGGTGCTGAAAGCAAAAGGTGCGTCATTAGCATTGGAGAAACAACTTTATGATGAGTTGTTCGATTTACTTATGCCGCGTTTGGGCGAATTGCAGTTGGCGGCGATGGCATTATCCGAATTAGACGTACTGACCAATCTTGCCGAGCGAGCGGAAAGTTTGAACTATGTGCGTCCGACGTTCAGCTTACAACGAGGCGTGAATATCAAAGGAGGTCGCCATCCGGTGGTGGAGCAAGTGTTAAAAGATCCGTTTATTGCCAATCCGGTATTCTTAAACGCACAACGTCATTTATTGGTGGTAACCGGCCCGAATATGGGCGGTAAAAGTACCTATATGCGTCAAATCGCATTGATCAGCTTAATGGCATATATCGGTAGCTTTGTGCCGGCGGACAGTGCGGAAATCGGTGCGTTAGACCGTATTTTTACTCGTATCGGTGCAAGTGATGATTTAGCCTCGGGGCGTTCAACTTTTATGGTGGAAATGACCGAAATGGCGAATATCTTGCATCAGGCAACCGAAAACAGCTTAGTGCTGATCGATGAAATCGGGCGTGGAACTTCAACTTATGACGGTTTATCGCTTGCGTGGGCGTGTGCCGAATGGCTAGCCAAGAAAACCCAATCGCTTACCTTATTTGCGACTCATTATTTTGAGCTGACCAGTTTGCCAAGTCAGTTAAAAGGTGTAGCGAACGTGCATTTAGATGCGCGAGAACATCAGGATTCCATCGTGTTTATGCACAGCGTACAAGAAGGTGCGGCAAGTAAAAGCTACGGTTTAGCGGTAGCGGCGCTTGCCGGTGTGCCGAAACAGGTTATTCAACTGGCGAAACAGCGTTTAGCGCATTTGGAAGAGATCTCATTACAAACCAAAGAAGCGCACGATAACCCGCAAGGTAATTTATTATTCGCTGCGGATTTGCAAGAAACACCGCAAATTCAACCGCTTGTTGTACAACAAAGTGACGTGGAAAAAGCATTAATGAGCATCGACCCAGATGAACTTACCCCTCGCCAAGCGTTGGATGAGTTGTATCGCTTAAAAAAATTAATGGCTTAA